The following coding sequences lie in one Rutidosis leptorrhynchoides isolate AG116_Rl617_1_P2 chromosome 4, CSIRO_AGI_Rlap_v1, whole genome shotgun sequence genomic window:
- the LOC139903913 gene encoding LOW QUALITY PROTEIN: nucleosome assembly protein 1;2-like (The sequence of the model RefSeq protein was modified relative to this genomic sequence to represent the inferred CDS: inserted 2 bases in 1 codon): MSNNKKEQLDMSDLGASLPAAAAALSAEDRAGLVNALKNKLQNLAGEHSDVLENLTPSVRKRVEVLRDIQSEHDEIEAKFFEERAALELKYQKLYEPLYSKRYDIVNGVVEVDGVKDEAANDQSTDKEEKGVPDFWLTAMKTNEILAEEISERDEDALKYLKDIKWCRMNDPKGFKLEFFFDTNPYFKNSVLTKVYHMIDDDEPILEKAIGTSIEWLPGKCLTQKILKKKPKKGSKNAKPITKTEKCESFFNFFNPPQVPEDEDDIDEEAAEELQNQMEQDYDVGSTIRDXIIPHAVSWFTGEAVEEDGFDGIEEDDEDDDGEDDEDLDDEDDEDDEDEDDEDDEDEEESKSKRKPKKGSIPQGGATGEQGERPPECKQQ, from the exons ATGAGCAACAATAAGAAAGAGCAGCTAGACATGTCCGATCTCGGCGCTTCGTTACCGGCCGCCGCCGCCG CGCTTAGTGCTGAGGATCGTGCTGGTCTCGTAAACGCCCTCAAG AATAAACTTCAAAATTTAGCTGGGGAACACTCCGATGTACTTGAGAATTTGACTCCGTCAGTTAGGAAAAGAGTTGAGGTTTTAAGAGATATTCAG AGCGAACATGATGAGATAGAAGCAAAGTTTTTTGAAGAGAGAGCAGCACTGGAGTTGAAATATCAGAAACTGTATGAGCCATTATACTCAAAG AGATATGATATCGTGAATGGTGTTGTTGAAGTCGATGGTGTAAAGGATGAAGCCGCAAATGACCAGTCAACTGATAAAGAAG AAAAGGGTGTGCCTGATTTTTGGCTAACTGCAATGAAGACCAATGAAATATTGGCCGAGGAG ATCTCAGAACGAGATGAAGATGCTCTCAAATATCTGAAGGATATTAAGTGGTGCAGGATGAACGACCCTAAGGGTTTTAAGCTTGAGTTCTTTTTTGATACCAATCCATATTTTAAGAACTCGGTTTTGACGAAAGTGTATCATATGATTGATGACGATGAGCCTATTCTAGAGAAGGCAATAGG GACAAGTATCGAATGGTTACCAGGGAAATGTTTAACACAGAAGATCTTAAAAAAGAAGCCTAAGAAGGGGTCAAAGAACGCTAAGCCTATCACAAAGACTGAAAAGTGtgaaagtttctttaatttttttaaCCCTCCACAAGTACCTGAAGATGAGGACGATATTGATGAAGAGGCG GCTGAAGAACTTCAGAATCAAATGGAGCAAGACTATGACGTTGG TTCAACCATACGAGA AATAATCCCTCATGCAGTTTCCTGGTTCACTGGTGAGGCTGTCGAAGAGGATGGGTTTGATGGTATTGAAGAAGACGATGAAGATGATGACGGTGAAGATGATGAAgatcttgatgatgaagatgacgagGATGACGAAGATGAAGATGACGAGGATGACGAAGATGAAGAGGAAAGCAAGAGTAAGAGGAAACCCAAG AAGGGAAGCATTCCACAAGGTGGTGCTACCGGTGAACAGGGTGAACGACCTCCTGAATGCAAGCAACAGTAA